One window of the Eucalyptus grandis isolate ANBG69807.140 chromosome 8, ASM1654582v1, whole genome shotgun sequence genome contains the following:
- the LOC104416456 gene encoding UPF0496 protein 1-like, with protein MHFEEERRENVGGEKYVKTLQELQKFREAGSPFTDEFSMLFNSVYEQQAEMLQKLQAREKLDKKVKSAQAWKRVINAIFVTAFMSALIFSVVAVAKALRPVVRTLAAGLATPIGTVGKKELIDYMNAGTWILINDLVTIRLLVSKLETEIESILQNADFALGEEQEEAVKLGMLEIKKRADVFMKTMEDLSTQADKSNREIQMARTLILLRIMGQSGR; from the exons ATGCActttgaggaagagagaagagagaatgtGGGAGGGGAGAAGTATGTCAAGACATTGCAGGAGCTCCAGAAATTCAGAGAAGCAGGCAGCCCATTCACGGACGAGTTCTCCATGCTCTTTAACTCAGTGTATGAGCAGCAGGCAGAGATGTTGCAGAAGTTGCAGGCTCGTGAGAAGCTTGACAAGAAAGTTAAATCTGCACAAGCTTGGAAAAGGGTGATTAATGCCATATTTGTGACCGCCTTCATGTCTGCTTTGATCTTCTCAGTCGTTGCGGTTGCAAAAGCCTTACGACCTGTTGTGCGTACTCTAGCTGCTGGTCTGGCAACTCCAATAGGGACAGTCG ggaaaaaggagttGATAGACTATATGAATGCGGGAACTTGGATCTTGATCAATGACTTGGTGACGATTCGGTTGCTTGTGAGTAAGCTGGAAACTGAGATTGAGTCGATCTTGCAAAATGCCGACTTCGCTCTTGGagaagaacaggaagaagcCGTTAAGCTTGGAATGTTGGAGATCAAGAAAAGGGCGGATGTTTTCATGAAAACTATGGAGGATCTCAGCACACAAGCTGATAAGAGTAACCGTGAGATACAGATGGCGAGGACACTGATATTACTGAGGATAATGGGACAATCCGGTCGTTAG